The stretch of DNA GCGGCCCGCCATCGTCACGCTCTTTCCCACCGCCCAACAACCCGTCGTTGTGCTCGATTCGGGCGCCAACGTCGACTGCACGGCGGTGGAACTCGTTCAGTTCGCGCGCCTCGGCAGCGTCTACGCCCATGACATGCTCGGCCGCCAGAATCCGGCGGTCGGGCTGCTGAACATCGGCGAGGAAGCGGAGAAGGGAAACGCCGTCTGCAAAGAAGCGCACGCCCTCCTCGCCGAATCCGGCCTCAATTTCGTGGGCAACGTCGAAGGACGCGATCTCCCCGCCGGCCGTAATCATCAGGGCCCGGTCGACGTCGTCGTGTGCGACGGATTCGTGGGCAACGTGGTCCTGAAATTCTACGAAGCCGTCGCGCCGCTCATGGTTGGACTGCTCGTCAAGGCCGGCCTGGAGCAAGAGCGGATCACGGCCGCCCTGCGACAGCTCGACTACTCCGAGTACGGCGGCGCTCCGCTCCTCGGCGTGCGCGGGGTGAGCATCATCTGCCACGGCCGCTCGTCGCCGCGTGCGCTCAAGAACGCGATCAACGTGGCCGTCCAGGCCGTGGAGAGCCGTCTCGTGGACCATATCGGCAACCGGCTGAACGCCGCCGCCGACGGGGCCGCCGCATGAAGCGCCCCATCGCATATTTCGCGTCCACCGGACGCGGCGTGCCCGAGCGCGTGATGACCAACCACGACTTCGCGGCGATCGGCATCGAGACCTCCGACGAGTGGATCGTCGGGCGAACCGGGATCCGCGAGCGCCACATCGCCGCCCCCGGCGAGACCACCTGCACCATGGCAGCGGTCGCGTCGCGGCAGGCCATGGAGCGCGCCGGCGTGCACGCCGGCGACATCGACACGATCGTGCTCAGCACCGCCACGACCGACCGGCTCCTCCCGTCCACGGCCGTGGATCTGCAGGCCGAGTTGGGCGCCTCCCGCGCCGCAGCGTTCGACATCAGCGCCGCCTGCGCCGGGTTCATCTACGGCACCACGGTGGCCGAGGCGATGATCGCCGCCGGCAGCGCCGAGACGGTGCTCGTGGTGAGTGCCGAGCGCATGAGTTCGATCATCGACTGGACCGACCGCGCCACCTGCGTGCTGTTCGGTGACGGCGCCGGCGCGGCGATCGTGCGCCCCGCCGAACGCGACCGCGGCATCCTCGGCTCCTACATCCGCAGCGACGGCACCCTCGCCAACCTGCTGTACCGGCCAGCCGGAGGCGCTGCCCATCCGTTCGACCAGCAGGTACTCGACGACCGCAGCTCCTACGTGAAGATGGCGGGGCGTGAGGTCTTCAAGCACGCCGTGCGGTCCATGGCCGACGCCTGCGACCGTGTGCTCGATGCCGCCAAGCTCACCAGCGCCGATATCGACTTGCTCATTCCGCACCAGGCGAACGTTCGCATCATCGAAGCCACCGCCAAGCACGCCAACATGCCCATGACCAAGGTCTACGTGAACGTGGACCGCTACGGCAACACGTCCTCGGCATCCATCCCGATCGCCCTGGACGAAGCCCTCCAGACGGGGCGAATCAAGGAAGGCAGCACCGTCCTCCTCGTCGGGTTCGGCGCCGGATTCACCTGGGGCTCGATGGTCATCCGGTTCTGAGCATGCGCTTCGTCCTGATCTTTCCAGGGCAGGGCTCGCAGATCCCTGGAATGGGCAAGGATCTGGCGGCCGCATTCCCGGCGGCCCGGAGCGCGTTCGCGGCCGTGGACGACGCACTCGGCGCGCGCATCAGTGCACTCTGCTTCAACGGGCCGGCCGACGAGTTGACCCTCACCCTCAACGCTCAGCCGGCGCTGCTCGCGCACGGCGCCGCAGTGTGGGCCGTAGCCCGCGAGGCGCTGGAGGGCCGCGTGGACGCCGCCGCGGGACACTCGCTGGGCGAGTTCACGGCCTACCACGCCGCCGACGCGCTGACGCTCGGCGCCGCCGCCCGCCTCGTCCGGCGCCGCGGCGAACTCATGTATGAAAGCGGCATCGCCCGTCCCGGCGCCATGGCGGCGATCCTCGGCGAGACCCTCGAGCCGATCGCGGCCATTTGCGCGCAGGCCACCCGCGAGGCGGGACTCGTCGTGCCGGCCAACTATAACTCGCGCGAGCAGGTCGTGATCAGCGGCGAACCGGCCGGCGTGGACCGCGCGATGGCATTGGCTAGGGAGTTGGGAGCGAAGCGCGCCATCAAACTCAACGTGAGTGGCGCCTTTCATTCGCCCCTCATGGAAACAGCTTTAGATGGCTTTTCCCAAGCCATTGACAAGTCGTGCTTTACGGAGGCACGCTTTCCGGTGTACTCCAATGTCACGGCCGACGCCGGTATTTCCGCGGGACGAGCGCGCGCGCTGCTGGCCAGGCAACTCACGAACCCCGTGCGGTGGACCGACGAGATTTCTACCATGGCGGCTGCGCACCCCGACTCGACGTACGTGGAAATGGGCCCCGGCACGGTGCTCGTGGGGCTGCTCAAGAAGATCGCGCCGCAACTCCGGACGATGAGTTGCGGCGGCCCCGCCGACATCGACAAGCTCATGGAGATCGCGGCCGCATGAACATCGACCTCACGGGAAAGTCGGCCCTGGTCACGGGAAGCACCCGCGGTATCGGGCGGGCGATCGCCGATGCGCTGGCCGGCTGCGGCGCGCGGGTCGGCGTCGTTGGGCGCGACCCGGCGCGGGCCCATGAGGCCGCCGCTGCCATCTCGCCCAATGCGCGCGGATTCGCTTGCGACGTGGGCGACACCGCGTCGGTTGCGGCTCTGGTGGCCGCAGCCGAGGAGGCATTCGGCGGGCTCGACATCCTGGTCAACAACGCTGGCATCACGCGGGACAACGTGCTCTTCCGCCTCAAGGACGATGACTGGGACGCGGTGCTGGACGCCAATCTGCGGGGGGCGTTCGCGAGCATGCGGGCCGCGGCGCGGGGCATGATGAAGCGCCGCTGGGGGCGGATCATCAACATCTCCAGCATCGTGGGCCTCGTGGGGAACAAGGGGCAGGCGAATTACGCGGCCAGCAAGGCGGGGCTGGTCGGGCTCACCAAGTCGGTGGCCAAGGAGCTGGCCTCGCGCAACGTGCTGGCCAATGTGGTCGCGCCGGGCTTC from Gemmatimonadaceae bacterium encodes:
- the plsX gene encoding phosphate acyltransferase PlsX, with translation MARIALDAMGGDHAPQATVAGALLAAAELDPSHAIHLVGQAALIERTLDALLRGEYAAFAAHRARLNVVDAPDVIEMAEKPSAAIRGKPNSSMMVGLRMHAEGRCDAFVSAGNTGAQMAASMVLLKLLDGLKRPAIVTLFPTAQQPVVVLDSGANVDCTAVELVQFARLGSVYAHDMLGRQNPAVGLLNIGEEAEKGNAVCKEAHALLAESGLNFVGNVEGRDLPAGRNHQGPVDVVVCDGFVGNVVLKFYEAVAPLMVGLLVKAGLEQERITAALRQLDYSEYGGAPLLGVRGVSIICHGRSSPRALKNAINVAVQAVESRLVDHIGNRLNAAADGAAA
- a CDS encoding beta-ketoacyl-ACP synthase III — translated: MKRPIAYFASTGRGVPERVMTNHDFAAIGIETSDEWIVGRTGIRERHIAAPGETTCTMAAVASRQAMERAGVHAGDIDTIVLSTATTDRLLPSTAVDLQAELGASRAAAFDISAACAGFIYGTTVAEAMIAAGSAETVLVVSAERMSSIIDWTDRATCVLFGDGAGAAIVRPAERDRGILGSYIRSDGTLANLLYRPAGGAAHPFDQQVLDDRSSYVKMAGREVFKHAVRSMADACDRVLDAAKLTSADIDLLIPHQANVRIIEATAKHANMPMTKVYVNVDRYGNTSSASIPIALDEALQTGRIKEGSTVLLVGFGAGFTWGSMVIRF
- the fabD gene encoding ACP S-malonyltransferase, which gives rise to MRFVLIFPGQGSQIPGMGKDLAAAFPAARSAFAAVDDALGARISALCFNGPADELTLTLNAQPALLAHGAAVWAVAREALEGRVDAAAGHSLGEFTAYHAADALTLGAAARLVRRRGELMYESGIARPGAMAAILGETLEPIAAICAQATREAGLVVPANYNSREQVVISGEPAGVDRAMALARELGAKRAIKLNVSGAFHSPLMETALDGFSQAIDKSCFTEARFPVYSNVTADAGISAGRARALLARQLTNPVRWTDEISTMAAAHPDSTYVEMGPGTVLVGLLKKIAPQLRTMSCGGPADIDKLMEIAAA
- the fabG gene encoding 3-oxoacyl-[acyl-carrier-protein] reductase, which encodes MNIDLTGKSALVTGSTRGIGRAIADALAGCGARVGVVGRDPARAHEAAAAISPNARGFACDVGDTASVAALVAAAEEAFGGLDILVNNAGITRDNVLFRLKDDDWDAVLDANLRGAFASMRAAARGMMKRRWGRIINISSIVGLVGNKGQANYAASKAGLVGLTKSVAKELASRNVLANVVAPGFILTDMTAAMTPEARSALAQQIPLERLGTPEDIAGVVAFLASDHASYITGQVVVVDGGMVM